The following are encoded together in the Xanthomonas vesicatoria ATCC 35937 genome:
- a CDS encoding UdgX family uracil-DNA binding protein (This protein belongs to the uracil DNA glycosylase superfamily, members of which act in excision repair of DNA. However, it belongs more specifically to UdgX branch, whose founding member was found to bind uracil in DNA (where it does not belong), without cleaving it, appears to promote DNA repair by a pathway involving RecA, rather than base excision.) yields the protein MFSAEVEPPWSFEAWRALARAGWCAQVQPDDVAWNGGAQGGLLMGQGLLELPVIMPPPRVSANFMQLAASVLCHRDPQRHAVLYRVLWRIASGEKALLERVTDVDVHRLAQWQKAVQRDTHKMKAFVRFRRLPGEEEDFVAWFEPEHCIVDRVAPFFARRFAGMRWAILTPYRSVRWDGEALSFGDAAVRSQVPADDAQETLWRTYYAHIFNPARLNPTMMRQEMPQKYWKNLPEAALLPELIREAGVRVREMAERAPEPVRRRVPMTPAPTPDVATQSLAQLRTAARDCRRCELWQPATQTVFGEGPDDASVMVIGEQPGDEEDLSGRPFVGPAGRLFTMALGELGVDRQAFYVTNAVKHFRFEQRGKRRLHRNPERAHVQACSGWLQAERAQLRPAQIVCLGATAAQAVLGSGFRLMQQRGQWQRLDDGTPVLATVHPSWVLRQGSEVAREEGYRGFVQDLRQLLTPPRAASDLANA from the coding sequence ATGTTCAGCGCTGAGGTCGAACCACCGTGGAGTTTTGAAGCATGGCGTGCGTTGGCGCGGGCAGGGTGGTGCGCGCAGGTGCAGCCGGATGATGTGGCATGGAACGGTGGGGCGCAGGGCGGGTTGTTGATGGGGCAGGGGCTGCTGGAGCTGCCGGTGATCATGCCGCCGCCGCGCGTGTCGGCGAACTTCATGCAGCTGGCTGCGTCGGTGCTGTGTCATCGCGATCCACAGCGGCATGCGGTGCTGTACCGGGTGTTATGGCGCATCGCCTCCGGAGAAAAAGCGCTGTTGGAGCGCGTCACCGATGTGGATGTGCACCGTCTTGCGCAATGGCAAAAGGCGGTGCAGCGCGATACGCACAAGATGAAGGCATTTGTGCGCTTTCGGCGTTTGCCTGGGGAAGAGGAAGATTTCGTGGCCTGGTTCGAACCCGAGCACTGCATCGTGGATCGGGTGGCGCCCTTTTTTGCCCGGCGGTTTGCCGGCATGCGGTGGGCGATCCTCACGCCATACCGCAGCGTGCGCTGGGATGGCGAGGCGTTGTCGTTCGGCGATGCGGCGGTACGTTCGCAGGTACCGGCCGACGACGCGCAGGAAACCTTGTGGCGCACGTACTACGCGCACATCTTCAATCCTGCGCGGCTCAACCCCACCATGATGCGTCAGGAAATGCCGCAGAAATACTGGAAAAACCTGCCCGAAGCGGCGCTGTTGCCTGAGTTGATCCGAGAAGCCGGGGTGCGGGTGCGCGAGATGGCCGAGCGTGCGCCCGAACCGGTGCGGCGACGCGTACCGATGACACCTGCGCCGACGCCGGACGTTGCAACCCAAAGCCTGGCGCAGCTACGCACTGCGGCGCGCGATTGTCGTCGCTGCGAGCTGTGGCAGCCGGCCACGCAGACGGTGTTCGGCGAAGGACCGGACGATGCATCGGTGATGGTCATCGGCGAACAACCCGGCGACGAAGAGGATCTGAGTGGGCGTCCGTTCGTGGGCCCGGCCGGACGCCTGTTCACCATGGCGCTCGGCGAACTGGGCGTGGACCGTCAGGCGTTCTACGTGACCAATGCGGTCAAGCATTTTCGTTTCGAGCAACGCGGCAAGCGGCGCCTGCATCGCAATCCCGAGCGTGCGCATGTGCAGGCATGCAGCGGTTGGCTACAGGCCGAGCGCGCGCAGCTGCGGCCCGCGCAGATCGTCTGTCTGGGAGCAACCGCCGCGCAGGCAGTGCTGGGGTCTGGCTTTCGCTTGATGCAGCAGCGTGGGCAGTGGCAGCGGTTGGACGACGGCACCCCGGTCTTGGCGACCGTGCACCCGTCCTGGGTGCTGCGGCAAGGCTCCGAGGTGGCGCGCGAAGAAGGCTACCGCGGCTTTGTGCAGGACCTCCGGCAGTTGTTGACGCCGCCGCGTGCGGCAAGCGATCTGGCCAACGCATAA
- a CDS encoding fasciclin domain-containing protein — protein MKTSFQSLAIATAIALTSAMAPAYAASNPMVGGAPMLATKDIVDNAVNSKDHTTLVAAVKAAGLVDTLKGPGPFTVFAPTNAAFAALPAGTVDTLLKPESKPMLTKVLTYHVVPGKVDAASLIAKIKAGGGSATLTTVQGEPLTAKLNGKKVTLTDVKGNTATVTIADVNQSNGVIHVIDKVLMP, from the coding sequence ATGAAGACCTCATTCCAGTCGCTTGCCATTGCCACTGCCATTGCCCTGACTAGCGCCATGGCTCCCGCTTACGCTGCGTCCAATCCGATGGTGGGTGGCGCGCCGATGCTGGCGACCAAGGACATCGTCGACAACGCGGTCAACTCCAAGGACCACACCACGCTGGTGGCCGCCGTCAAAGCCGCCGGCCTGGTGGACACTCTGAAGGGCCCGGGCCCATTCACCGTCTTCGCCCCGACCAATGCCGCGTTTGCAGCGCTGCCGGCAGGCACGGTGGACACGCTGCTGAAGCCGGAATCCAAGCCGATGCTGACCAAGGTGCTGACCTATCACGTGGTGCCGGGCAAGGTGGACGCGGCCTCGCTGATCGCCAAGATCAAGGCCGGTGGCGGTAGCGCCACGCTGACGACCGTGCAAGGCGAGCCGCTGACTGCCAAGCTCAACGGCAAGAAGGTCACCCTCACCGACGTCAAGGGCAACACTGCCACCGTCACCATTGCCGACGTCAACCAGAGCAACGGCGTGATTCATGTCATCGACAAAGTGCTGATGCCGTAA